In Erpetoichthys calabaricus chromosome 4, fErpCal1.3, whole genome shotgun sequence, one genomic interval encodes:
- the LOC127527534 gene encoding E3 SUMO-protein ligase KIAA1586-like, translating to MEEWLHENWVTFVCDGTTVMLGKKSGVATRLTSKFRKLFVWHCMNHRLELAVSDAVDEVNSVNHFKAFMQKLYSLYSMSNKNELKDAAAEVDSQLLCIGRVLDVRREASSFRTVRAVWTSLEALVQHFKSAYHDETRSTKEKQIYRGLLDRVQSPEFLCDLGLMYDTLHELSILSQELQARPVTLLRADHLLKCTIRVIHSFKESPGQKYSEALEAKDRGMLYRSVALKQNVKLISIHPRQFLQSIVNNLEQRLSFEDEIIKDLGILDQSKWPSNPSIRHGEEQIKRLCKRFNLCKDQALNGMRDLLEEPNSKPKDLKPLINCMKTFPVSTAEYDRNFGLMNNINTDKRAVLLVSNVSNLMMINISGPPTSKFEPQKYTRTWLMSHHTASSIHSRQCRVKTLVESKSVWRIL from the coding sequence ATGGAGGAATGGCTTCATGAAAACTGGGTGACATTTGTATGTGATGGAACCACTGTCATGTTAGGAAAAAAGTCAGGTGTAGCAACAAGGCTGACCTCAAAATTCCGAAAGCTTTTTGTATGGCACTGCATGAACCATAGACTTGAGCTAGCTGTGTCAGATGCAGTTGATGAGGTAAACTCTGTCAATCACTTTAAAGCTTTTATGCAGAAGCTGTACTCTCTGTATAGTAtgtcaaacaaaaatgaacttaaagatgCGGCAGCTGAAGTAGACTCACAACTTCTTTGTATTGGCAGAGTTTTAGATGTACGCAGGGAAGCCAGTAGCTTTCGGACTGTTCGTGCAGTTTGGACATCACTGGAAGCCCTTGTGCAGCACTTTAAGAGTGCTTATCATGATGAGACAAGATCAACCAAAGAGAAGCAAATATACAGAGGTCTATTAGACCGTGTTCAAAGTCCTGAATTTCTGTGTGATCTTGGGCTCATGTATGACACACTCCATGAACTAAGTATCCTGTCACAGGAACTACAGGCTCGTCCTGTTACTCTCCTTAGAGCAGACCATCTACTAAAATGCACAATAAGAGTGATACATTCATTTAAAGAGAGTCCAGGGCAAAAATACAGTGAGGCTTTAGAAGCAAAAGACAGGGGAATGTTGTATCGGTCTGTTGCcttgaaacaaaatgtaaagctCATCTCTATCCATCCCAGACAATTCCTGCAAAGCATTGTGAACAATCTTGAACAACGCTTGTCTTTTGAAGATGAGATCATCAAGGACCTCGGCATCCTTGATCAGAGTAAATGGCCATCAAACCCCAGCATTCGCCATGGTGAAGAACAAATTAAGAGACTCTGCAAGCGATTTAACTTATGCAAAGACCAAGCACTGAATGGGATGCGGGACTTGCTGGAAGAGCCCAACAGTAAGCCCAAGGACCTAAAACCACTCATTAACTGTATGAAAACATTCCCTGTCAGCACAGCAGAGTATGACAGGAACTTTGGCCTTATGAACAATATAAACACAGACAAAAGGGCTGTCCTACTGGTTTCAAACGTATCAAACTTGATGATGATTAACATCAGCGGCCCCCCTACTTCCAAGTTTGAACCTCAAAAATATACAAGGACCTGGCTGATGAGCCACCATACTGCTAGTTCTATACATTCTAGGCAGTGCAGGGTGAAAACCCTCGTGGAAAGCAAGTCTGTCTGGAGAATACTGTAG